Sequence from the Candidatus Omnitrophota bacterium genome:
AACAAGCGCATTTTCTCTTGAAGGAGCAAAGAGAGAGACTTCCGGGCAGGAGGAATCATATGCGGGATGTGCTTTTGTTATAATGGCTGCGCTCCAGGAAGACTAAAACCAAGTTTGTATTATCTCATATGTCCTGCCGCCCGGGAGACCCTGTGAAGGCCAAACTCATTCTAATCTGTTTATGCCTGCTTCTAGCAATAGTCGCTGTCAAGGCGCTCCTGTCCGATAGGGTCCCTGCCCGAAACAAAAGCCCGAACCTTATCCTCATCTCAATTGATTCCCTGAGAGCCGACCATCTTGGCTGTTATCACTATGGAAAGCCAACATCTCCCAATATTGACCGTCTGGCAAAACAAGGCATTCTTTTCACCGATTGTACGGCTAGCTCGTCTTGGACACTTCCCTCACACGTCAGCATGATGACGGGCATGTACCCCAGTTCTCATGGGGTCATTAATCCCAATTTCAAGCTCCGTGATGAGGCCGATACTCTCGCGGAACAACTCAAATCCAATGGATATTCCACTGCGGCCTTTGTCTCCGGCCCCCTGGTTACTTCGACTTTCGGATTTGACCAAGGCTTTGACATTTTCGAGGAAAGCAATAGCAGCACCCTCGAGGAAAAAGGGGCCGGCGATATCACCTCCCCTGGTCTCACACAGGCAATAATCTCCTGGCTGAAGAAGCCTGGCAAAGACCCGTTCTTTCTCTTCCTGCATTTTTGGGACGTGCACTACGACTATATCCCGCCGGATCCCTATGCAGGCTTGTTCGACAGAGACTATACCGGAACCTTTGACGGAAGAGATTATGTCCACACTGATATTCTCGGCCCCCCCGTAGATGCGAATGCACTAAACCACGCACAAGCCCTTTATGACGGAGAGCTGCGCTGGGTGGATTACCACGTGGGATTAATTCTCGATGCGTTGGAAGAGCTGGATCTCGACACCCATACTGTTATCCTGCTCACCTCCGATCATGGAGATGAGT
This genomic interval carries:
- a CDS encoding sulfatase; amino-acid sequence: MKAKLILICLCLLLAIVAVKALLSDRVPARNKSPNLILISIDSLRADHLGCYHYGKPTSPNIDRLAKQGILFTDCTASSSWTLPSHVSMMTGMYPSSHGVINPNFKLRDEADTLAEQLKSNGYSTAAFVSGPLVTSTFGFDQGFDIFEESNSSTLEEKGAGDITSPGLTQAIISWLKKPGKDPFFLFLHFWDVHYDYIPPDPYAGLFDRDYTGTFDGRDYVHTDILGPPVDANALNHAQALYDGELRWVDYHVGLILDALEELDLDTHTVILLTSDHGDEFNDHGNLGHGKNLYESTLRVPLILASPYHPKGVEISTPTSIVDIPATLLDAVGVVSSIPTEGASILAQSAHTARPIFSELHEEFKSVRIGVNKGIFDSRDQLIEAYDLATDPREYSNLVSNPNTSFEMTARKLKEKYTTWQDTVRKKQNWAVRRAKQQEEISEQLRSLGYLH